One Streptomyces formicae genomic window, GCCGCACCGAACTCGGCCTGACCCAGACACAGCTCGCCGAGCGTGCCGGACTCACCCAGGCCAAGATCTCCCGCATCGAAGGCGCGGACGCGGTACCCACCCTGCCCCTCCTCCGCCGCGTGGCCACCGCGATGAACGCCTCCCTGAACATCGCCCTGGACACCGACCGCGAAGAAGTCACCTTCATCGGACACCCGGCAGCCTGACCCCGCTCAAGGCAACCGCCCCTCCCGATACCGACCCCGGCGGGTAGTCCCACTCCCTGCCCCCGCCGACCGGCCTGAGCCGCACGAGCCCGCACGGCCCGAAGCTCGTGTTCCGAGCCTCCGCCTGGGCCACGTTCATCACGGACCTCAAGGCCAACTGACCACCCCGGGGCTCAAGCCCCGAGCCACGAGCCCTCTTTTCAAGGAACGGGAGGCGGGCCTCAACCCGCCCTCCCGCCCTGGGAGTTGGCGCAGCCGCCCACTTTCGGCGTTCAACTTGCCACGCAGCGTGACGACGCTCTAACGTCCCCGGATAACGAACAACCCCCGCCTGGTGCGCCAACACCTGCGGGGGTTTGACCAACAAGATCGAATGAGAGTCGATCCCATGGCTGACGCCAAGCCTAGTACCGCCCCCCGCCCTGCGCACGCAGACCCACACCCGATGGCCAATCCCGGATACGGAAAACGCTCCGCACCGGACCAACGCCCCCGCGCAGCGGGCGACTTCACCCACCTGCCACCCCGCGAAGCGGCGATCGCCTCCTACCTGGACCGCCTCCCCGACGGCACGGACATCTCCGTGAAGACCCTGGCCAAGCACCTCCCGTACGGTCAGTGCGCGCTCCGGACGGCCCTCAACAGGCTCCAGGTGGCAGGCCACTTGCGGCGCGGCAGGGAACACGTGCGCGGAACGGGAAGCAGCCACTGGATCACCCGAACGTGGTTCTCGCGGACGGCGCGCGACGACACGTGGTGGGCGGCGTTCACGCGGGGCGACGTGCCGGACGCGCAACGAGAACCCCCGCAACACCCCACCCGAAGCCGCGCCTTCATCCTCCTCGCGGCCCTGGGCCGCACCGCGCCCCCACTCTCCCTCTCCGAGGCGGACTGCGCGGCGCTCGCGCCGGACGCAGCCCGCTGGTTCGAGCGGGGCGCGACGGAGGCGGAGCTCCTGCACGCCCTCACCGCAGGACTCCCGCCCGTCATCCACCGCCCCGCCGCCCTCGTACGCAGCCGCCTGACGTCCAAGCTCCCGCCCGAGCCCACGCCGCGCGCCGCACTCCGCGTACTGGAGTGCGGGACGTGCGGCGCGCCCGGCCGCGCGGAGGCTCTGCCGGGCGGCACGTGCGGCCCGTGCCGTGGCGAACCGGGCCCCGGTCGCGGGGTGCCCCTGCGGCCCGACGCGGTCCGCGCCCACGCGACAGCGGTACGCGCCGCTACGGCTTGTCCGCCGCGCCACTGACATGTACGGTTTCCTGTACGTACAGGAAACCGTACATAACCTGAGGAGCTCGTGATGCGCACGATGACCTACACCGAGTCCCGGGCGAAGTACGCCGAGACGCTCAACGCCGTCGTGGACGACCGCGAGGAAGTGATAGTGACCCGCGCGGGGCGCGAACCGGTCGTGATCGTGGCGCTCGACGAGTACGAGTCACTGAAGGAGACGGCCTACCTGCTGCGGAGCCCCGAGAACGCCCGCCGTCTGCTGGCGTCCATCGACAGCCTGGAGAACGGCGGCGGCACGGTCAGGGAGCTCGCCGAGTGAAGTTCGTCTGGGACGAGTCCCCCTGGCAGGACTACGTCTGGTGGCAGGCCCAGGACCGCAAGGTCCTCAAGCGGATCAACGCACTCCTCCAGGACATCGCCCGCAACGGAAACGAGGGCATCGGCAAGCCCGAGCCCCTGAAGCACGGCTTCCAGGGCTACTGGTCGCGCCGCATCACCGACGAGCACCGCCTC contains:
- a CDS encoding helix-turn-helix domain-containing protein; the protein is MSHTRWKMAREKKLVEGYVESPEAEADRAEIRLAMAFAKAVYDRRTELGLTQTQLAERAGLTQAKISRIEGADAVPTLPLLRRVATAMNASLNIALDTDREEVTFIGHPAA
- a CDS encoding Txe/YoeB family addiction module toxin — its product is MKFVWDESPWQDYVWWQAQDRKVLKRINALLQDIARNGNEGIGKPEPLKHGFQGYWSRRITDEHRLIYKVVDDEVRIAACRYHYER
- a CDS encoding type II toxin-antitoxin system Phd/YefM family antitoxin: MRTMTYTESRAKYAETLNAVVDDREEVIVTRAGREPVVIVALDEYESLKETAYLLRSPENARRLLASIDSLENGGGTVRELAE